In Carassius gibelio isolate Cgi1373 ecotype wild population from Czech Republic chromosome B19, carGib1.2-hapl.c, whole genome shotgun sequence, one DNA window encodes the following:
- the LOC127978800 gene encoding cadherin-related family member 1-like, whose amino-acid sequence MIIGSPVKIEALDEDAEEPNNLIEYSIMKADPDNIFDINTSTGEINLKPYIKSMEIVQNVTKNKDCRWSVVVQARDRGSPSFSTAAVMKINITEANRLKGPMATFLMQSRNNPMKALGLAVSINTMLVLVTVMISTIIYFHNTKSNRITPARRISRRRPKESCRWTFRGQFRWSDQSFGKFFTDEETSNNHSSIRLKQSAPSALTSVSRSLPAERAVAVSPHSVQVPGLQKHQPQIQLEDRQKHRWVSEIFWD is encoded by the exons ATGATCATTGGGTCGCCAGTGAAAATAGAG GCTTTGGATGAGGATGCAGAGGAACCCAATAACCTGATTGAATATTCCATCATGAAAGCCGATCCAGACAACATCTTCGACATTAACACGTCCACAGGAGAGATTAATCTAAAACCGTACATCAAGTCTATGGAGATTGTGCAGAACGTCACCAAAAATAAAGACTGCCGGTGGTCAGTGGTTGTCCAGGCTCGTGATCGAGGCTCTCCATCCTTCAGTACAGCAGCGGTCATGAAAATCAACATCACGGAAGCG aatcGGCTCAAAGGGCCCATGGCTACTTTTCTAATGCAGAGCCGAAACAATCCCATGAAAGCTCTTGGCCTGGCTGTCAGCATCAATACCATGTTGGTTTTGGTGACAGTTATGATCTCCACCATCATCTACTTTCACAACACAAAGTCCAACAGGATCACGCCAGCACGCCGCATCAGTCGCAGGAGGCCCAAAGAGTCGTGCCGCTGGACCTTCAGGGGACAGTTCAGATGGAGCGACCAGAGCTTTGGAAAGTTCTTCACTGATGAAGAGACAAGCAACAACCACAGCAGCATCAGACTCAAGCAGTCAGCCCCTAGCGCTCTGACCTCGGTCTCCAGGTCACTCCCGGCCGAGCGAGCGGTTGCGGTCAGTCCCCACAGTGTCCAGGTCCCTGGCCTCCAGAAACACCAGCCGCAGATCCAGCTGGAGGACCGGCAGAAGCACAGATGGGTTTCAGAGATCTTTTGGGATTGA
- the LOC127978798 gene encoding RPE-retinal G protein-coupled receptor-like, producing the protein MALYVLPEGFSDFDMFAFGSVLLVGGLLGFFLNLISIMAFLRIREMQTPNNFFIFNLAVADLSLNINCLVAAYASYLRYWPFGSEGCQIHAFQGMVSILAAVCFLAAIAWDRYHQYCTKQKMFWSTSMTISTIIWILAVFWALLPLPAIGWGVFDFEPMKTCCTLDYTQGDRSYITYMVSITLLYLAFPVMVLQSSYNSIYAYFKKTHHFKFNTGLPLKALLFCWGPYLLLCTYACFENVSLISPKLRMVLSVLAKTSPIFHAVLYAFGNEFYRGGIWQFLTGQKSADKKK; encoded by the exons ATGGCTTTATACGTGTTACCGGAGGGATTTAGTGATTTTGACATGTTCGCCTTCGGCTCTGTGCTGCTGGTGGGCG GTCTTCTTGGTTTCTTTCTTAATTTAATCTCGATCATGGCGTTCCTCAGAATCCGGGAGATGCAGACGCCCAATAACTTCTTCATCTTTAACCTGGCCGTGGCCGACCTGAGCCTCAATATTAACTGTTTAGTGGCTGCTTACGCCAGTTACCTGAG ATACTGGCCGTTTGGGTCGGAGGGCTGCCAGATTCACGCTTTTCAGGGAATGGTGTCGATCCTCGCCGCCGTCTGTTTTCTGGCTGCCATTGCTTGGGACAGATATCATCAGTACTGTACTA AGCAGAAGATGTTCTGGAGCACGTCTATGACCATCAGCACCATCATCTGGATCCTGGCCGTGTTCTGGGCGCTCCTGCCGCTGCCGGCCATTGGATGGGGCGTCTTTGACTTTGAGCCGATGAAAACTTGCTGTACGCTCGACTACACACAAGGAGACCG GAGTTACATCACCTACATGGTGTCCATCACTTTACTGTATTTAGCATTCCCTGTTATGGTTTTGCAGTCGTCCTACAATTCCATCTATGCTTATTTCAAAAAGACACACCACTTTAAG TTTAACACAGGGTTACCTCTGAAAGCGCTGCTGTTCTGCTGGGGTCCGTATCTTCTGCTGTGCACATACGCCTGCTTCGAGAACGTTAGCCTCATTTCACCAAAGCTCAGAATG GTTCTTTCAGTGCTTGCCAAGACATCTCCGATCTTCCACGCCGTCCTGTACGCGTTCGGGAACGAGTTCTACCGTGGAGGAATCTGGCAGTTCCTCACCGGGCAGAAATCTGCAGACAAAAAGAAATAG